Proteins encoded together in one Microbacterium sp. zg-Y625 window:
- a CDS encoding DUF4191 domain-containing protein, which yields MAARTPAPEKRPGLFSQIKSLFTFTKNVYPWLGWVLIGIIVLGLALGVLVGFLIPPFAWWSVVLWGLSGLMAGFLGAMITMTRLSTRAMYQKIDGMPGAAGHILSTGLGRKWQASEMPVGVNPKTQDAVYRVIGRGGVVIVGEGSRGRLTRLVADERGKVQRVASGVPVTVLYVGHGEDEVPISKLASTIKSLPKKIDRATMAAVIKRVDSVSKSVTSLPIPKGIDPTKVRAPRPR from the coding sequence ATGGCCGCACGCACGCCCGCACCAGAGAAGCGCCCGGGTCTGTTCTCTCAGATCAAGTCGCTGTTCACCTTCACCAAGAATGTCTATCCGTGGCTCGGATGGGTCCTCATCGGCATCATCGTGCTGGGCCTCGCGCTCGGCGTGCTGGTCGGGTTCCTCATCCCGCCGTTCGCCTGGTGGAGCGTCGTCCTCTGGGGCCTGAGTGGCCTCATGGCCGGCTTCCTCGGTGCGATGATCACGATGACGAGACTCTCGACGCGTGCGATGTACCAGAAGATCGACGGGATGCCGGGCGCAGCGGGCCACATCCTCTCCACGGGCCTCGGCCGCAAGTGGCAGGCCTCCGAGATGCCGGTCGGCGTGAACCCCAAGACCCAGGACGCGGTCTACCGCGTGATCGGTCGCGGCGGCGTCGTCATCGTGGGCGAGGGGTCTCGCGGCCGCCTCACGCGGCTGGTGGCAGACGAGCGCGGCAAGGTGCAGCGCGTGGCCTCCGGTGTTCCGGTGACGGTGCTGTACGTCGGGCACGGCGAGGACGAGGTGCCGATCTCGAAGCTGGCATCCACGATCAAGTCGCTGCCGAAGAAGATCGACCGGGCGACCATGGCCGCGGTCATCAAGCGCGTCGACTCGGTGTCGAAGTCGGTCACGTCGCTGCCGATCCCCAAGGGCATCGACCCCACCAAGGTCCGCGCGCCGCGTCCGCGCTGA
- a CDS encoding RDD family protein, translated as MPETPVDNVYPGERLGLPADGPGSIAPLGRRVGALFIDYTSAYIIAIAITLATAGDYAAPPMLILSIFAVLQVLFIPTIGGSPGHRMLGMRLNLASGGWPGLWRPIVRTLLLVIVIPAAIWDADQRGLHDKAAGTVLVRG; from the coding sequence GTGCCCGAAACGCCTGTCGACAACGTCTATCCCGGCGAGCGGCTGGGTCTTCCCGCCGATGGCCCGGGCAGCATCGCCCCTCTCGGACGCCGCGTCGGCGCCCTGTTCATCGACTACACGAGCGCGTACATCATCGCCATCGCGATCACGCTGGCGACGGCGGGGGACTACGCCGCACCCCCGATGCTGATCCTGTCGATCTTCGCGGTGCTGCAGGTTCTCTTCATCCCGACGATCGGCGGCAGCCCCGGGCACCGCATGCTCGGCATGCGGCTGAACCTCGCCTCGGGCGGGTGGCCGGGACTGTGGCGTCCCATCGTGCGCACGCTGCTGCTGGTGATCGTGATCCCCGCGGCCATCTGGGACGCCGACCAGCGGGGACTGCACGACAAGGCCGCCGGAACCGTGCTCGTCCGCGGCTGA